Part of the Pirellulales bacterium genome is shown below.
CTGATCTGCACATTGTGCCCGCGACGAGCGACGCCGCGGATGAGTTTGAGCGGCTGCGGCTGCGGCGGCAACGGAAATTGAAGAAGATCGGGAGACGCGACCTGCTGATCGCCAGCATCGCCCTCGCACATCGCGCGAAACTGATCACGCGGAACCTCAAGCACTTTCGCCAAATCGACGGCTTGACCGTAGAAAACTGGGCTGATTGACCCCATTTTCTGAACCCTGAACCCTTTTCTGACCCTGGATCCTTGCATGTCTGAACGGCCTGGGAAGGCCATCCTCCTTGCGAACCCTCAACCCTTGCGCGGCCGTCTTCCTCTCTGAACAAAAAGAAGGTCGCTGCGCGACAAGCCGAAGCGGCGATCAATCGCCGCACTCCAAAGAGACGATGCCGAAAGCCAAAGACCCCGACACCGAAGAGTTGCTGGCGCGGGCCAAGACGGGCGACGAGCGCGCGGGCATCGAGGCCATCGCCAGGCAGCGAGAACGGCTGAAGACGATGCTGGCGATGCGCATGGACCGGCGGCTGAAGGCAAGGCT
Proteins encoded:
- a CDS encoding type II toxin-antitoxin system VapC family toxin → MILLDTDMLSLLHAGLEASEALLADLHIVPATSDAADEFERLRLRRQRKLKKIGRRDLLIASIALAHRAKLITRNLKHFRQIDGLTVENWAD